From a region of the Bombus terrestris chromosome 8, iyBomTerr1.2, whole genome shotgun sequence genome:
- the LOC100644487 gene encoding nucleolar protein 14 homolog translates to MVKAKKKLLSEVSQQIRNQQKKKSLNPFEVHVNKNKQNVLGRKSKTDDGLPGVSRAKAIKKRKQTLLQEYKLKNKDNLFLDKRIGEKNLSLSEDDKALARFAAERIRAHKKKNIYNLNDDEVLTHRGQTLEEIEKFDDPKSDDEYSDDESRTGKLDNKFVGEAHFGGGILSKSGSEKSRKDLIDELIAESKKRKAEKQKIREQTIDLTEKLDSEWRDLLPIVSSTNKSVKEETTETKADDYDIAVRKLKFEAKGTPSDKLKSEEEIVKEEKEKLEALEADRLARMKGLVNNISNEIKHKSADDLDDGFMLETINDQIPADDDGENSIKDIQEGSNNEDNINIQEDKQLNTTAMSDLIKKERKIEKKNSVKSELAESCSDEISESESSEEDNLSDLKESESSSEEEKELNKSNMIIGSKGKSKTSVLKLDNETREQEIRDDLLKMKNIMESARKELPYTYKVPESFEELQEYLQNYNADYQSIIVDRIIKCNHWSLNNTDKEKLSNLFLFLLQHVNDHVIGNDVESIVKGFQIMDRLSPFLYDLAHLNSQNAKSVIQGIIKEKHNDFEKNKKRYPGLDTLIFFKLVSLIFPTSDFRHPVITPCAIFMSEILFRCHIKNKIDISKGLFICTLILEYTVLSKRFAPSVINFLRGIVYVSTPTHLIQGIKIIPPFKTIGNSRNLLILDEDHAKFDINPSSIYMKASDLIDGPIDDDFRIRALLIAINLLREFKNHLEELEAVYSIFEPILKLLKSNSFDKYPPNVKKHIMQLQKDLEKLKNKKLEYIMVQKKKPKPLRLYEPRIEAVYDGKKHKTMSKEKAEREKLLHKYKKEMKGAIREIRRDRVFLTKLQIKQQIKSDEERKRKVKEIFGEASVQQSELKKLKRKK, encoded by the exons ATGGTTAAAgcaaagaagaaattattatcGGAAGTTTCCCAACAAATACGTAatcaacaaaagaaaaaatctttGAATCCATTCGAAGTGCATGTAAATAAGAACAAACAAAATGTGTTGGGTAGAAAGAGCAAGACGGATGATGGTCTCCCAGGTGTATCACGTGCTAAAGCAATCAAGAAGCGAAAACAGACGCTTCTAcaagaatacaaattaaaaaataaggataatttatttttagacaAGCGTATAGGTGAAAAGAATTTATCCCTGAGCGAAGACGATAAAGCATTGGCCAGATTTGCAGCAGAACGTATAAGAGctcataaaaaaaagaatatttataacttGAATGATGATGAAGTATTAACACATAGGGGTCAAACTTTagaggaaattgaaaaatttgatgACCCAAAAAGTGATGATGAATATAGTGATGATGAGAGTAGAACTGGTAAACTGGATAATAAGTTTGTTGGTGAAGCTCACTTTGGTGGTGGAATTTTATCCAAATCAGGATCTGAAAAATCTAGAAAAGATCTTATAGATGAGCTTATAGCTGAATCAAAAAAACGCAAAGCTGAGAAACAGAAAATACGTGAACAAACTATAGATTTAACAGAAAAACTTGATTCTGAGTGGAGGGATCTTCTTCCAATTGTTTCATCAACTAATAAGAGTGTTAAAGAAGAAACTACAGAGACAAAGGCTGATGATTACGATATTGCAGTACGTAAATTGAAATTTGAGGCTAAAGGTACACCGTCAGATAAATTAAAATCTGAAGAAGAGATtgtaaaagaggaaaaggagaaaCTGGAAGCTTTAGAAGCAGATCGGTTGGCAAGAATGAAAGGACTTGTAAATAATATAAGTAATGAGATTAAACACAAATCTGCAGATGATCTTGATGATGGTTTTATGCTAGAAACTATAAATGACCAAATCCCAGCAGATGATGATggagaaaattcaattaaagATATACAAGAAGGTTCAAATAATGAAGACAATATAAATATCCAGGAAGATAAACAATTAAATACTACTGCAATGAGTGACCTtattaagaaagaaaggaaaatagagaaaaagaattcTGTCAAAAGTGAATTAGCTGAAAGTTGTAGCGATGAAATCTCAGAATCTGAAAGTTCTGAAGAAGATAACTTATCGGATTTGAAAGAATCAGAATCTTCTagtgaagaagaaaaagagttaAACAAAAGCAATATGATAATTGGTTCAAAAGGGAAATCAAAAACTAGTGTTCTGAAATTGGATAATGAGACTAGAGAGCAAGAAATTAGAGATGatcttttaaaaatgaaaaatatcatgGAAAGTGCAAGGAAGGAATTACCTTACACTTATAAAGTACCAGAAAGTTTTGAAGAGTTACAAGAATATTTGCAAAATTATAATGCTGATTACCAGTCAATTATCGTAGATCGTATAATTAAGTGTAATCATTGGTCACTGAATAATACAGATAAAGAAAagttatcaaatttatttttgtttttattacaaCATGTAAATGATCATGTTATAGGAAATGATGTTGAAAGTATAGTTAAAGGTTTCCAAATTATGGATAG ATTATCTCCTTTTTTATACGATCTTGCTCATCTAAATTCACAGAATGCCAAATCTGTTATACAAGGAATAATCAAAGAAAAGCACAATGACTTTgagaaaaataagaagagaTACCCTGGCCTAGATACA cttattttctttaaattggtttctttgatatttcCAACGTCCGATTTCAGACATCCTGTAATTACTCCCTGTGCAATATTTATGTCAGAAATACTATTTAGATgtcatattaaaaataaaatagatatttcaaAGGGTCTTTTTATATGTACTCTTATATTAGAG TATACAGTATTAAGTAAGCGATTTGCTCCATCTGTGATAAATTTCTTGCGCGGAATAGTTTACGTATCCACGCCTACACATTTAATacaaggaataaaaataataccgCCCTTTAAAACAATCGGAAACtcgagaaatttattaatacttGATGAAGATCATGCTAAGTTTGATATTAATCCAAGTAGTATTTATATGAAAGCATCCGATCTAATAGATGGCCCCATAGATGATGATTTCAGAATAAGAGCCTTATTAATAGCTATAAATTTATTGCGCGAATTTAAAAACCATTTAGAAGAACTGGAAGCTGTGTATTCGATATTTGAGccaattttaaaattacttaaATCAAATTCTTTTGACAAATATCCACCAAACGTGAAGAAACATATTATGCAATTACAAAAAGACTTGGAAAagctaaagaataaaaaattagaatacaTTATGGTTCAAAAGAAGAAACCCAAACCATTAAGATTATACGAGCCGCGAATTGAAGCAGT ATATGACGGTAAGAAACATAAGACTATGTCCAAGGAGAAAGCtgaaagagaaaaattgttgcacaagtataaaaaggaaatgaaaggtGCTATACGTGAAATACGAAGAGATAGAGTTTTCTTAACGAAGCTACAAATAAAACAACAGATTAAGAGCGATGAAGAACGTAAACGTAAGGTGAAAGAAATCTTTGGCGAAGCTTCAGTGCAACAGAgtgaattaaagaaattaaaacggAAGAAATAA
- the LOC100644807 gene encoding probable 39S ribosomal protein L45, mitochondrial yields the protein MIQRYRNAICIFGKYMQNNLPVMLGPINYLVPNDSSQQVRNIKKHFNQKYRKERGKKVIKIKLPTFDDDDDNTNSKLRTKLKEAGILPQKEWSERPVFISCTPTIFESYIAPEGDGKFSPISTTGAKQKFEFIQKKSKSFMDLRKIKSYEDNYSSDTFRENLLNIYKKAHEALCRKDQDEILQYVTETAYPLLIHNVENKTIVWKFLESLEPARIVHARVTNLITKSNLFAQVTIRFHTQQLLCIYDRFGRVLLGSETVRKDVLDYIVFEKHISNVYGTWRIHGKIIPNWLTPKEISTSTYILPKKKEESSSSDSAVESVAQVVPPETVGEQHTDAKP from the exons ATGATACAAAGATACAGAAATGCAATATGTATTTTTGGGAAGTATATGCAG AATAATCTACCAGTAATGTTAGGTCCTATTAATTATCTAGTTCCTAATGACAGTTCTCAACAAGtcagaaatataaagaaacattTCAATCAAAAGTATCGCAAAGAAAGGGGAAAGAaagtcattaaaataaaattacctacatttgatgatgatgatgataatactAACAGTAAGCTAAGAACAAAGTTGAAAGAAGCTGGAATTCTACCACAAAAAGAGTGGTCTGAAAGACCAGTTTTTATTAGCTGTACACCTACAATATTTGAAAGTTACATTGCTCCAGAAGGTGATGGAAAATTTTCTCCCATTAGCACTAcg GGTGCGAAACAAAAGTTtgaatttatacaaaaaaagAGTAAATCTTTTATGGACCTTAGAAAAATTAAGTCATATGAGGACAACTATTCATCTGATACATTTAGAGAAaacctattaaatatttataaaaaagcaCACGAAGCTTTATGTCG TAAAGATCAAGATgaaatactacaatatgttaCAGAAACTGCATATCCT ttaCTGATACATAATGTTGAGAACAAAACAATTGTATGGAAATTTTTGGAATCTTTGGAGCCAGCACGTATCGTACATGCTAGAGTAACAAATCTGATTACAAAGAGCAATTTATTTGCACAAGTCACTATTCGTTTTCATACTCAACAG CTTCTCTGCATTTATGATCGATTTGGACGAGTGTTATTAGGTAGTGAGACAGTGAGGAAAGATGTTTTggattatatagtatttgaGAAACATATATCCAATGTATATGGTACTTGGCGCATACACGGGAAAATTATACCAAATTGGCTAACACCGAAAGAAATATCGACATCTACTTACATCTTgccaaagaaaaaggaagaatccTCATCATCTGATAGCGCTGTTGAATCGGTTGCTCAAGTGGTACCGCCAGAAACTGTAGGTGAACAGCATACTGATGCAAAACCATAA
- the LOC100649932 gene encoding glutamate receptor U1 gives MRKILLLVMIHQLLRPVRSVNGVIWDKKLQDFVPIFSIPAFAAVNNEVLSQSRGEEIYDFQGRIVRFSYYEEKNLINSVGNGTRITGIIGEIWNILSEYLNFTIKPILTDEKSTGASDLDGMFRTGLLKYIADNKTDVIPRMEAHPKRLTITQMTMPLWKAEYRLYIEREVKHVPTWMVKLFSKRVWHAVLITYLLLSMCSYLSHKVETRIMLKKLQTDLKDHFFYNFGMICGQSFFPSSSTRSSRIIELWLGLFSCLIRTAFSALLIGYMTQTTFTPPFNDIESLLDNTSYKILTLNGSIPNLIIERGTSPVYKKVLDMKRYIVMDTIEEMYTKICTSNKPYTIFESEDLKKARGMYFCRLNPVGIPLLYSWIVPGISKTFTHRRSIDIGMLKLYEVGFIKLLKHRWIESKNVEKETLNVTEPIILEQVYLTLMIFIGGLLISFVILLFENIIFYCKIKKIS, from the exons ATGAGAAAGATACTACTACTCGTGATGATTCACCAATTACTTAGACCTGTTCGATCAGTGAACGGAGTGATATGGGACAAGAAACTACAGGATTTTGTACCGATTTTCAGTATCCCAGCTTTCGCAGCTGTAAACAACGAAGTGCTGAGCCAAAGTCGAGGAGAGGAAATATACGATTTCCAAGGGAGGATCGTTAGGTTCTCTTATTACGAG GAGAAGAACCTTATCAATAGCGTAGGTAATGGAACACGAATCACCGGAATTATAGGCGAGATCTGGAATATTTTGtccgaatatttaaatttcac AATAAAACCGATTCTGACGGACGAGAAGAGTACAGGGGCGTCAGATCTTGATGGCATGTTTAGAACTGGTTTATTAAAGTATATTGCAGATAATAAAACAGATGTAATACCGAGGATGGAAGCTCATCCCAAGAGATTGACTATTACCCAGATGACGATGCCTTTATGGAAAGCCGA ATATCGGCTATATATTGAACGAGAAGTAAAACACGTACCTACCTGGATGGTGAAATTATTCTCCAAAAGAGTTTGGCACGCAGTTCTGATAACATACTTATTATTGAGCATGTGCAGCTATCTTTCTCACAAGGTCGAGACGAGAATCATGCTTAAGAAGTTGCAGACTGACTTGAAGGATCATTTTTTCTATAACTTTGGCATGATCTGCGGACAAA GCTTCTTTCCATCTTCTTCGACCAGAAGCTCAAGGATAATAGAATTATGGTTGGGTTTATTTTCTTGTTTGATCAGAACCGCTTTCAGTGCCCTTTTAATAGGCTATATGACGCAAACTACCTTCACACCTCCTTTCAACGATATAGAATCTCTTTTGGATAATACTTCGTacaaaattttaactttaaatgGTTCTATACCAAATCTTATTATCGAG CGAGGAACATCGCCTGTATACAAAAAAGTTCTTGACATGAAACGATATATTGTTATGGATACAATTGAGGAgatgtatacaaaaatatgtacatCTAATAAGCCATACACAATATTCGAAAgtgaagatttaaaaaaagcTAGAGGAATGTACTTCTGTCGATTGAATCCCGTAGGAATTCCTTTACTTTATTCATGGATAGTTCCCGGAATTTCGAAGACTTTTACACATAGAAGGTCTATTGATATCGg AATGTTGAAATTATATGAAGTTGGCTTTATCAAACTATTGAAACATCGCTGGATAGAGTCAAAGAACGTTGAAAAAGAGACACTAAATGTAACAGAACCAATTATCTTAGAACAAGTGTATTTAACATTAATGATCTTCATCGGTGGGCTTCTAATATCATTCGTAATTCTtttgtttgaaaatataatattttattgcaaaattaagaaaatatcctaa
- the LOC100644929 gene encoding glutamate receptor ionotropic, kainate glr-3 gives MFYENDTKVTGICGDIWNLLAYHLNFTLIPVKYGEHHFGERLENGSYNGVMGLLDRNETQVILRTGYYALRTNLFDYTVPVWNTKYRLHIKPKYEYDNRWLLSMFTRETLCTHIFLILIFAVAGYIFQYGSRKNRKRNKQSKSRSGYFNFADHIFYTYSIMCCQGYLPRGFCDQSKILSTSKFLFAWLMLLIFSSNLIYRMTNRSMTPPFVDFDTLLKQSKYNVLIFEGSIIYEFVKNAIHLPMYDNYKLSERIFFEKNLSFIYKEVCSGKKLIATLENENKAYSRSKDFCPIVPVGKNYFQTWIGFGVPKRFPYKRSIDTSIIKLHEVGLIDILKDRWMNYRRNNIERSPFKRIDINQVYLIFEMLFIGIVLSLIILSLENLIFFCRKELT, from the exons ATGTTTTATGAGAACGACACGAAGGTGACTGGAATCTGTGGCGATATATGGAACCTGCTCGCATATCATCTCAATTTCAC GTTGATACCAGTGAAATACGGAGAACATCACTTCGGAGAACGCTTGGAAAACGGAAGTTACAACGGTGTAATGGGGTTGCTCGATCGAAATGAAACGCAAGTGATTTTGCGAACAGGATATTATGCTCTCCGCACGAATCTATTCGACTATACTGTACCCGTTTGGAATACCAA GTACCGATTGCATATAAAGCCAAAATACGAATACGACAACAGGTGGCTGTTGAGCATGTTTACACGCGAAACTCTGTGCACTCACATTTTTCTAATCCTGATATTTGCTGTCGCTGGTTACATTTTTCAATATGGATCACGCAAAAATCGCAAAAGAAATAAACAATCAAAGTCAAGGAGTGGATACTTCAATTTCGCCGACCATATCTTTTACACATATTCCATAATGTGCTGTCAAG GATATCTTCCGCGAGGTTTTTGTGATCAGAGCAAGATATTATCCAcatcgaaatttttattcgcTTGGTTGATGCTGCTGATTTTCAGCTCTAATCTTATTTATCGAATGACAAATCGGTCTATGACACCACCGTTTGTCGATTTTGACACGTTGTTGAAGCAATCGAAATACAACGTTCTAATTTTCGAAGGATCTATAATCTACGAATTCGTAAAG AATGCCATTCATTTGCCAATGTACGACAATTACAAATTATCGGAACGTATCTTCTTTGAGAAAAATTTAAGTTTCATATACAAGGAAGTTTGTTCTGGCAAAAAATTAATCGCCACTTTGGAGAACGAAAACAAAGCATATTCAAGAAGCAAAGATTTCTGTCCGATCGTACCAGtgggaaaaaattattttcaaacttgGATTGGATTTGGTGTACCAAAACGTTTTCCGTACAAACGTTCCATCGACACATC aataataaaattacacgaaGTTGGCCTAATAGATATCTTAAAAGATCGCTGGATGAACTATCGCAGAAACAATATAGAAAGGAGTCCTTTCAAAAGGATCGACATAAATCAAGTTTATCTAATTTTTGAGATGCTTTTTATTGGTATTGTTCTTTCCCTCATAATACTTTCATTAGAAAATCTAATATTCTTTTGTAGAAAGGAGCTTACGTAA
- the LOC100645050 gene encoding tyrosine-protein kinase transmembrane receptor Ror isoform X3, whose amino-acid sequence MKLLLYLVLLQNTRIFVRAIHSVKNVTNVTETSIGPGDGLDLSGTGMSTPHISHLASTNPFSILSPSPQPTSSQSSTIDVHTIGGLRNVNMQLSPGRKDNHEGKCEVYVGKTCAQFLGNQSVYIPYPMTQELLDDKLMKAFGVIKYSNEVSSNCEGYAKPSLCYSAFPICRDPASILKLKNSEASASLFHFLNSNQGDLSRDAGDGDDADDITGVHGIPRKRSPTLGPGSEFNPYKDGKASNKKIINQSYGEAQSSSRNEINRKLRRICRQECEMLENDLCKKEYAIAKRHPLIGHQVPLVDCSDLPMEDSPEARDCLSLGISSGNNVQENDYCYWGSGKSYRGIVKTSISGRPCMQWSHGEFNLQISDYPELAGKHSYCRNPGDKELQPWCYVYVDSKPQKEFCNIPKCVENLWIYAVVGFVLTGGFVVILVCYCCCYRSRKSRRQMNHLPSNKMLTGIQCDKNIYDGRRSTTQPMEMSSLLAGPGNTTPGTGTLSSGSSRTSNNRVPQFTTNNVVLLQELGEGAFGKVYKGELQTGNKCEPPIYVAVKTLKENASPKTQSDFKREVDLMTDLRHPNIICLLGVILKGEPMCMLFEYMTQGDLHEFLICHSPRSDVPLNNGSGKILEQPEFLHIALQIASGMEYLASHHYVHRDLAARNCLVGDNLTVKISDFGLSRDIYSSDYYRVQSKSLLPVRWMPPESILYGKFTTESDVWSFGVVLWEIYSYGLQPYYGYNNQEVIDMIRSRQLLPCPEDCPTMIYSLMIECWHEVANRRPQFPEIHHRLHNWYINQTYLSDFCNESITSYSGSSHKSTNKTNSTQLSAPIYKCDPKDMNFKGNTEQPFCNLNDHSNGIKMLPPSFQNANSVEQRSNCGFNEHGTPMKAPIYPNQTTNINLNDFDDKQCCSPKLSGAKKVLPPAPQPMNKINTPNGTRPMQNGAQLVVRLPDPSKVTTETRVSK is encoded by the exons atgaagcTACTCTTGTACCTAGTATTGTTACAAAATACTCGTATTTTTGTACGTGCCATACATAGTGTcaaaaatgttacaaatgttACAGAAACAAG CATTGGACCTGGAGATGGATTAGATCTCTCAGGAACTGGAATGTCAACTCCTCACATCTCTCATTTGGCATCGACAAATCCATTTAGTATATTATCACCAAGTCCACAACCAACTAGTTCTCAATCTAGTACTATCGACGTTCATACAATCGGCGGCCTTAGAAACGTCAATATGCAGTTATCTCCTGGGAGAAAAGACAATCATGAAGGAAAATGCGAG GTGTATGTAGGGAAAACATGTGCACAATTTTTAGGAAATCAATCTGTTTATATTCCATATCCAATGACCCAAGAACTGCTTGATGATAAACTAATGAAAGCTTTTGGTGTTATCAAATACTCAAA TGAGGTCTCATCGAATTGCGAAGGTTATGCAAAACCATCATTATGTTACTCTGCATTCCCAATATGTCGTGACCCTGCCAGTATTCTTAAACTTAAAAATTCTGAAGCTAGCGCaagtttatttcattttctgaatTCGAATCAGGGTGATTTGTCAAGAGACGCAGGTGATGGGGATGATGCAGATGATATTACAGGAGTTCATGGCATTCCCAGAAAACGTAGTCCTACATTAGGTCCTGGCTCAGAATTCAATCCATATAAGGATGGGAAAGCTTCCaacaaaaagataataaatcaAAGCTATGGAGAAGCACAGTCATCTAGTAGAAACGAGATCAATCGTAAATTACGCAGGATCTGTCGGCAAGAATGTGAAATGCTAGAAAATGATTTGTGTAAGAAAGAATACGCAATTGCTAAAAGACATCCACTGATTGGTCATCAAGTGCCTTTAGTTGATTGTTCTGATTTACCAATGGAAGATAGCCCCGAGGCTCGTGATTGTTTAAGTCTTGGAATTTCCTCAGGAAACAATGTACAGGAAA ATGACTACTGTTACTGGGGAAGCGGAAAGTCTTATCGTGGTATTGTGAAGACAAGCATTAGTGGAAGACCATGTATGCAATGGTCGCATGGTGAATTTAATCTCCAGATTTCCGATTATCCCGAATTAGCTGGAAAGCATTCATACTGCCGTAATCCAGGCGATAAAGAATTACAACCGTGGTGTTACGTTTATGTCGATAGTAAGCCGCAAAAAGAATTTTGTAACATACCTAAATGTG TTGAAAACTTATGGATCTATGCAGTCGTTGGTTTTGTACTAACAGGAGGATTTGTTGTCATATTAGTCTGTTACTGCTGCTGCTATAGAAGCAGGAAATCTAGAAGGCAAATGAATCATTTGCCATCAAATAAG atgCTAACCGGTATACAatgtgataaaaatatatacgacGGAAGACGAAGTACAACGCAACCTATGGAAATGAGTTCTCTTTTAGCTGGTCCTGGTAATACAACTCCAGGAACAGGAACATTAAGTAGCGGTAGTAGTCGAACGTCCAATAATAGAGTACCGCAATTTACTACCAATAATGTTGTCCTTTTGCAAGAACTTGGAGAAGGAGCTTTCG GAAAGGTATACAAGGGTGAATTACAAACCGGCAATAAATGTGAACCGCCAATTTATGTAGCAGTGAAAACGTTAAAAGAGAATGCAAGCCCAAAAACACAAAGCGACTTCAAACGGGAAGTTGATCTGATGACAGACCTAAGGCATCCAAACATTATTTGCCTACTGGGCGTAATATTGAAAGGGGAACCAATGTGTATGTTGTTTGAGTACATGACCCAAGGGGATTTACACGAGTTTCTCATTTGTCATTCACCAAGATCAGACGTTCCATTAAACAATGGAAGCGGAAAAATTTTAGAGCAGCCAGAATTTTTACACATTGCTTTACAAATCGCATCTG GTATGGAATATTTAGCCAGTCATCACTATGTTCATCGAGACTTGGCCGCGAGAAACTGCCTAGTTGGAGACAATTTAACTGTAAAGATTTCCGATTTCGGTTTATCTCGTGATATATATAGTAGCGACTACTATAGAGTTCAATCCAAAAGTTTATTGCCCGTTCGATGGATGCCACCAGAGTCAATCCTTTACGGAAAATTTACGACAGAATCCGACGTATGGAGTTTCGGAGTCGTATTATGGGAAATTTATAGTTATGGCTTACAG CCATATTACGGGTATAATAATCAAGAGGTAATAGACATGATTCGATCACGGCAATTGTTACCATGCCCGGAGGATTGCCCGACGATGATCTACAGCCTAATGATAGAGTGCTGGCACGAGGTGGCCAACCGCAGACCGCAGTTCCCGGAGATTCACCATCGCCTGCACAACTGGTACATAAACCAAACTTACCTGAGCGATTTCTGTAACGAATCTATCACCAGCTATTCCGGAAGCAGTCATAAAAGCACGAATAAAACCAATTCTACGCAGCTATCAGCGCCAATATACAAATGCGATCCAAAGGATATGAACTTCAAAGGGAACACGGAGCAACCATTCTGTAACCTGAACGACCACAGCAATGGGATCAAGATGCTGCCGCCGAGCTTTCAGAACGCGAATTCCGTCGAACAGAGATCAAATTGCGGCTTCAATGAACACGGCACGCCCATGAAGGCTCCCATTTATCCGAATCAGACGACAAACATCAATTTGAACGATTTCGATGATAAACAGTGTTGTTCGCCAAAATTAAGCGGAGCGAAGAAAGTATTGCCTCCAGCACCTCAGCCGATGAACAAGATAAACACTCCTAATGGAACCAGACCAATGCAAAATGGAGCGCAACTAGTTGTCAGGTTACCAGACCCCAGTAAGGTCACTACCGAGACCAGGGTATCGAAGTGA